From a single Helicovermis profundi genomic region:
- a CDS encoding pyridoxamine 5'-phosphate oxidase family protein, translating to MITEKLKKVLTTSGLVSIATVTKEGMPKVRSVDFAVDKEDLRKFYFMTFKNTEKVEELNNNNNVYITMDKEANSMEELSKICYIKGSGKANLLLEEEKIKKAMGLLLQKYPYLENLTGDPSLINVYEVKLEEILLTDNSISFGHTDVIV from the coding sequence ATGATAACTGAAAAATTAAAAAAAGTTTTAACAACTAGTGGACTTGTGAGTATAGCAACAGTTACAAAAGAAGGAATGCCTAAAGTAAGATCAGTTGATTTCGCAGTAGATAAAGAAGATTTAAGAAAATTTTACTTTATGACATTCAAAAACACAGAAAAAGTAGAAGAACTAAATAATAATAATAATGTCTATATAACAATGGATAAAGAAGCAAATTCTATGGAGGAATTATCTAAAATATGTTATATTAAGGGAAGTGGAAAAGCAAACCTTTTGCTTGAAGAAGAGAAAATAAAAAAAGCAATGGGGTTGCTATTGCAAAAATATCCTTATCTTGAAAATTTAACAGGTGATCCTAGCCTTATAAATGTATATGAAGTAAAGTTAGAAGAAATTTTACTTACAGATAATTCAATAAGTTTTGGACATACTGACGTTATCGTATAG
- a CDS encoding TetR/AcrR family transcriptional regulator, translating to MTEKKQVIIETASRLFHEHGFNNVGIKKILDELGIPKGSFYHFFKSKDDLIYHIMDLYISDTQHLIVNSPNTVEGIKKFFHTYFERLISMGLRGGCPVGNLILELSDEKEIYRLKLLEWNNLIENWIIEVLKNENIDDYLSKAKIILSLFEGVTMFSKLTKDEEYFKVFENYIFCNLLKN from the coding sequence ATGACAGAAAAAAAACAAGTGATTATTGAAACTGCATCAAGGTTATTTCATGAACACGGGTTTAATAATGTGGGTATAAAAAAAATATTAGATGAATTAGGTATTCCAAAAGGGTCATTTTATCATTTTTTTAAAAGTAAAGATGATTTAATTTATCATATAATGGATTTATACATTTCTGATACTCAACATTTAATTGTAAATTCACCTAATACTGTTGAAGGTATAAAAAAATTTTTTCATACGTATTTCGAACGTTTAATTTCAATGGGACTACGTGGTGGATGCCCAGTTGGGAATTTGATTTTAGAATTATCGGATGAAAAAGAAATATATAGATTGAAGCTACTTGAATGGAATAATTTAATAGAAAATTGGATTATTGAAGTACTAAAAAATGAAAACATTGATGATTACTTAAGTAAAGCAAAAATAATTTTGTCATTATTTGAAGGTGTTACAATGTTTTCAAAGCTTACTAAAGATGAAGAATACTTTAAAGTATTTGAAAATTATATTTTTTGTAATTTGCTTAAAAATTAA